A single region of the Mercenaria mercenaria strain notata chromosome 6, MADL_Memer_1, whole genome shotgun sequence genome encodes:
- the LOC123548536 gene encoding uncharacterized protein LOC123548536: protein MIIIDNSIVDPNMETLKTTIWRLASGQNYWGELIPANYITLEKTLMKLRNEGLKVLVKTDLREINKAMPVPIASEEGLDVFLNFRHETGYLLYFNDATLKDYVLLQPQWLIDAFKCLITADQFCKEREMYTKWMEFDEKGILTRELIDMAWKETADKHKVVLLLFMERLGLIAKPFGSTESGSLQTKMDHYFAPCVLKQEPPLDILETQDTSDSTSTTKLCFSTTSRFVPSAMFNRLLAACLAKWQLFEQDEKPTIFCGCGVFKIDETHLLYVHFFDNMIHIWITRVSGKNAYPGRKNCEEVKNFIISFLQKRMTSTIDVYIKCPQEQALSNKALFESEELLKKSEVLCSFHGGRHSIKTRDLTKYWYGNEQVYGKDADGSIEINSLDRLPTDIEINRIAQKIGKDYQSLGRELGLTQPEIERLEMDHGTSLNRIHGMLHQWRSKALDEATFRQLKQAMHAIGMEDIFCVCGDTP from the exons ATGATCATCATTGACAACAGTATCGTGGATCCAAACATGGAAACGTTAAAAACGACCATTTGGAGGCTTGCGTCCGGACAAAACTACTGGGGAGAGCTTATACCAGCTAACTATATCACCTTAGAGAAGACTTTGATGAAACTAAGGAATGAAGGACTCAAA gttctCGTAAAGACCGATTTGAGAGAAATCAACAAAGCAATGCCTGTCCCAATTGCCTCAGAAGAAGGTCTTGACGTGTTTCTCAATTTTCGTCACGAAACCGGTTATCTTCTCTATTTTAA TGACGCTACTTTGAAGGATTATGTGCTGCTGCAGCCACAATGGTTAATAGATGCTTTCAAGTGTCTTATTACTGCTGATCAATTCTGCAAAGAAAGAGAAATGTATACAAAATGGATGGAATTTGATGAAAAGGGAATTCTTACCAGAGAACTAATCG atatggcCTGGAAGGAAACTGCTGACAAGCACAAAGTAGTTCTGCTTTTATTTATGGAAAGGTTAGGGCTTATTGCGAAACCTTTCGGGAGTACAGAAAGCGGTTCCTTACAAACG AAAATGGATCATTACTTTGCCCCCTGTGTTCTCAAGCAAGAGCCACCTTTAGATATCCTTGAAACACAGGACACCAGTGATAGCACTTCGACGACCAAGTTATGTTTTTCAACAACTTCAAGATTTGTCCCATCCGCTATGTTCAACAGACTTCTGGCAGCTTGTTTGGCTAAGTGGCAGCTGTTCGAGCAAGATGAAAAGCCTACGATATTTTGTGGATGTGGGGTATTCAAAATAGATGAGACGCACCTTCTGTATGTCCACTTCTTTGATAATATGATTCATATCTGGATCACACGAGTTAGTGGAAAGAATGCATATCCTGGACGAAAAAATTGTGAGGAAGTTAAGAATTTTATTATCTCATTTCTGCAAAAAAGGATGACCAGCACAATTGATGTGTATATCAAATGTCCACAGGAGCAAGCTCTTTCAAATAAAGCATTGTTCGAAAGTGAGGAGTTGCTCAAGAAATCAGAAGTGTTATGTTCCTTCCATGGTGGACGCCATTCCATAAAAACAAGAGATCTGACGAAGTATTGGTATGGGAATGAACAGGTGTATG GAAAGGATGCTGACGGAAGTATTGAAATAAATTCACTTGATCGACTTCCAACAGACATAGAAATAAATCGTATCGCTCAAAAGATTGGAAAGGACTACCAATCCTTGGGTCGAGAACTTGGTCTAACACAGCCTGAAATAGAACGCCTAGAGATGGATCATGGAACTTCGCTGAACAGGATACATGGTATGCTTCATCAGTGGCGTTCAAAAGCTCTTGATGAAGCAACTTTTCGCCAGCTTAAACAAGCAATGCATGCAATAGGGATGGAAGACATTTTTTGCGTTTGTGGTGATACTCCCTGA
- the LOC123550384 gene encoding uncharacterized protein LOC123550384: protein MWVGWFDFGLQTTLGTFFLAMLEQFGENRTQTASVQSMFIGVNQGLGVFAGILITKFGITKVSLTGSILVPLGFFLSYFSSSLVHVSVCIGFLSAVGVSLMFVSSVVMLSRVFPQRQLPMAIALHSASISFAGLTYPFILDSILGTFDLHGSFLILSAYLFHNVAVSIFFSKTVANMESEDKRKLRNKNKKREKAGNNYERNQAFQDEDSSETVLENNQSSSNSDDYSISSPKNTVNGSFTDTGTFEGDCENRNATVSIKHATLNKTSVRETDKLDSVESCERQKIEMRNSISLKLRQYVSGLFSVPFLTILIATGIVIASQNGYVSLLTDIFESKGYKKDQGLRSFLMLNLSCLVARLLPAFLRQVQGVNLLIVAIVFSVCGCIGQVMILFSTNYILMMTGVGLTGIQMGGVISVASIFVAKLVGEKTFPVAFGLILTVTGILASSCGPAYGAVRDFSDSYSPVLLTGACVQLTGSMLFLFALFSGKKKFESVVPRAHIVTYLAAATTITTRNIMLHYAV from the exons ATGTGGGTGGGCTGGTTTGACTTCGGTCTGCAGACAACATTGGGCACTTTCTTTCTGGCAATGCTTGAGCAGTTTGGTGAAAACCGTACTCAAACGGCCAGTGTACAGTCTATGTTTATTGGCGTCAACCAAGGtttag GTGTTTTTGCTGGTATTCTTATAACGAAATTCGGAATTACAAAAGTATCTCTAACTGGATCAATTCTCGTTCCCTTGGGATTTTTTCTGTCGTACTTTTCTTCTTCATTAGTACATGTCAGTGTCTGTATTGGCTTTCTCTCTG CTGTAGGTGTTTCTTTGATGTTTGTCAGCAGTGTTGTTATGCTCAGTCGCGTGTTTCCCCAAAGACAGCTTCCCATGGCAATAGCGCTTCATTCTGCGTCCATAAGCTTTGCGGGACTGACTTATCCGTTTATTTTGGACTCTATTCTAGGCACTTTTGACCTCCACGGTTCATTCCTTATATTAAGTGCATATCTATTCCATAATGTTGCTGTTAGTATATTCTTTTCGAAAACAGTAGCAAATATGGAAAGCGAGGACAAACGTAAATTAAGGAACAAGAATAAAAAACGTGAAAAAGCTGGAAATAATTACGAACGAAATCAAGCCTTTCAAGATGAAGATTCATCGGAGACAGTATTAGAAAATAATCAAAGCAGTAGTAATTCTGATGATTATTCCATATCAAGTCCGAAAAATACTGTCAACGGAAGTTTTACCGATACTGGAACATTCGAAGGAGATTGCGAAAACCGAAATGCAACTGTTTCAATTAAACATGCCACCCTTAACAAAACAAGTGTTAGAGAAACTGACAAATTAGATTCAGTAGAAAGCTGTGAAAGACAAAAGATTGAAATGCGTAATTCGATCTCCCTAAAACTTCGTCAGTACGTATCTGGCCTTTTCTCTGTCCCGTTTCTGACTATACTCATTGCTACTGGCATTGTTATTGCCTCACAAAACGGATATGTTTCACTGCTGACAGACATTTTCGAATCGAAAGGATACAAAAAGGACCAAGGCTTAAGATCTTTTCTGATGCTTAACCTTAGCTGTCTGGTAGCGCGGTTACTCCCAGCATTTTTAAGACAAGTGCAAGGTGTTAATCTGCTTATCGTAGCAATAGTGTTCTCTGTGTGTGGATGCATTGGGCAGGTGATGATTTTGTTTTCAACTAATTACATCTTGATGATGACTGGCGTTGGTCTGACGGGAATTCAAATGGGTGGTGTCATTTCGGTGGCATCCATTTTTGTGGCGAAACTTGTTGGAGAGAAGACGTTTCCAGTGGCATTTGGACTCATCTTAACTGTTACTGGCATACTTGCATCATCTTGTGGACCTGCTTATG gtgCTGTTCGAGATTTCTCTGACAGTTATTCGCCAGTGTTACTGACAGGTGCTTGCGTTCAGCTAACTGGCTCAATGTTGTTTCTGTTTGCACTGTTTTCTggtaaaaagaaatttgaatcaGTCGTACCTAGAGCACATATCGTGACATACTTGGCAGCTGCTACAACCATaacaacaagaaacataatgTTACATTACGCAGTATAA